The following are encoded in a window of Amycolatopsis lexingtonensis genomic DNA:
- a CDS encoding type I polyketide synthase, with protein MANEQKLRDYLKFVTADLKDTRDRLADVEARDREPIAIVAMSCRYPGGVGSPEDLWQLVESGTDAIGGFPADRGWPAGSFQGGFLYGAAEFDAGFFGISPREALAMDPQQRLLLETSWELLERAGIAPKSLKRSSTGVFVGGAASGYGGDAGGDEEVAGYLLTGTAGSVLSGRLSYHLGLEGPSVTIDSACSSSLVALHLAAQALRRGECTLAIAGGVTVMATPGTFAEFDRQGGLAADGRCKAFSDAADGTGWAEGVGMLLVERLSDARRLGHPVLAVLRGSAVNSDGASNGLTAPNGPSQRRVITAALAAARLSTSDVDVVEAHGTGTSLGDPIEAQALLETYGQERETPLWLGSVKSNIGHTQSASGVAGVIKMVMAMRHGVLPRTLHADEPSSQVDWSAGAVQLLTSAREWPSDRPRRAAVSSFGISGTNAHVILEGVEPAEPTPTEVTGPVPWLVSARGSDALRAQAAALVPFADAGLPDVGAALLTGRTAFEDRAVVFGASAAEMRAGLEALAAGGSAPNSVRGSVVPGELAVLFTGQGAQRVGMGQELYERFPTYAAAFDEILTHFDPKLREAFTDPELLDRTEYTQPALFAVEVALFRLVESFGIRPAFVAGHSIGEISAAHVAGVLSLEDACRLVSARASLMQALPSGGAMVSIAAPESAITLTEGVSVAAVNGPESVVISGEEAAVLAVAAQFPKTKRLTVSHAFHSPLMDPMLEDFRAVAESLEHRSAEIPVISNVSGALAEPFTAHYWVRHVREAVRFADGISTLEAAGVGVFLELGPDGVLSAMIDGTAISALRRDRSEERALLSALGTVHAHGVDVDWTSFLPAEARAELPTYAFQRQHYWLTGAADVSTEDKAFWAAVESADTGDLAVALGLEQDLAEAVRPALSAWRHRSRRDRVIANWRYRAEWTPITPGPGTPGRWLLVAPAGDETAARLGVLLTGVVPLTTAGESRAALAEQLREAGGDWTGVLSVGGDVATTTALLQALGDAGIPAPLWCLTTATPDQAGIWGLGRSAALEVPERWGGLVELPAELDERAAERLIAVLGGDEDQVSIRASGVFGRRLVPAPAGGAPNWRWRGTVLVTGGTGALGARVARWAAANGAERLVLTSRRGPDAPGAAELAAELTAAGTATTVEACDVADRDAVAALLARIPDLRAVVHTAGVLDDGVLDTLTPERLARVEAAKVDGARHLDELTHDLDAFVLFSGLAGTLGAAGQAGYAAANARLDALAETRRAAGRPALAVAWGPWAGGGMADDGVTARLGAAGLRPLDPDLALTALGGALAAGDTAVAIADVDWPVFGAAFTAARPSPLLAELAPPAEAPVVLEFTAVGVLNLVREHVAAVLGHASAAAIDRDRAFSDLGFTSLSAVELRNRLRAATGLDLPATLTYDHPDPATLARHLHGLLAGSAPELSTSTAGAAGDDEPIAIVAMACRFPGEVRSPEDLWDLVARGADALSAPPADRGWPSGLAAVRPGGFLDGAADFDAELFGISPREALAMDPQQRLLLETSWELFERAGLDPRSLRGERIGVFAGTNGQDYPALLTDAGDEVAGYVGTGNAAAVVSGRIAYSFGLEGPAVTVDTACSSSLVAVHWARQALRAGECSMAIAGGVTVMSTPGAFVEFDRQGGLAPDGRIKAFADGADGTGWGEGVGLLLVERLSDARRNGHEILAVVRGSAVNSDGASNGLTAPNGPSQQRVIRAALADAGLAASEVDAVEAHGTGTKLGDPIEAQALLATYGVERDEPLWLGSVKSNLGHTQAAAGVAGIIKMVMAMRHGVLPQTLHVDVPSSHVDWTAGAVELLTESRKWPSDRPRRAGVSSFGISGTNAHTILEQAPEEAVVHDTAPVGVLPVVVSARTEAGVRAQARRLLAAERGALPDLAFSLATGRAALPRRAAVLAADDAELVRGLTALADGVSDPSVVRGDAAPGPFAVLFTGQGAQRVGMGRGLYERFPVYAEAFDAVLAHFGPELRDALADPDLLDRTEFTQPALFAVEVALFRLVESFGISPDFVAGHSIGEISAAHVAGVLSLVDACRLVSARASLMQALPAGGAMVSIAAPESEIVLTEGVSIAAVNGPESVVISGEEAAVLAIAAQFPKTKRLTVSHAFHSPLMDPMLDEFRAVAESLEHRAATIPVISNVSGALAESFTADYWVRHVREAVRFADGISTLEAAGVGVFLELGPDGVLSAMVPGTAVAALRRDREETRTFFTALAGLHTAGVPVDWTALPGHRIPLPTYAFQRERFWPAPAPRPVGGEVDARFWAAVDRADAAVLSAETGVPESDVAKVLPALASWRRERTETAETDSWRYRVTWVPAADPAPATPGNHVAVAAPGAARRWADALGVPVVEPEEIGGADGVILIAAPGDDALGTATTLARSDVATPLWCVTLGAVEATGDDVPGDPALAALWGFGRALALETPDRWGGLVDVPPVPDEQQVARLWGIITGSTGEDQLALRPTGVFARRLVRAPLPTPAPSWTPRGTVLITGGTGALGTAVARWAARAGAEHLVLLSRSGLAAPGAEALADELSATILACDVGNRADLARTLEQLPKITAVVHAAGAGQATAFADLADADFHRIREAKVAGARHLDELLGDDLEAFVLFSSIAGVWGSGGQTAYAAANAELDALANQRRARNRVATSVAWGPWAEGGMAADPAAQEHLRRRGLATLAPEKAIAALRRAGNENVVVADVDWAKFVPAFTATRSSRLLADLPEARVDEPPSTVDQGEGFRAKLAGLAPADQLAELVGLIRTEAAHVLGHATTAAVDPKRAFIELGFDSLTAVELRGRLAAETGLELPATLVFNHPNATALAEHLRAELGDGTPSVLAELERLETALAGGEPDRLTRGELTVRLQALLSRYAEPAAVPAPANGLEFADDDALLEFINNDLGKL; from the coding sequence ATGGCCAACGAGCAGAAACTCCGTGACTACCTCAAGTTCGTCACGGCCGATCTGAAGGACACCCGCGACCGGCTCGCCGACGTCGAGGCCCGGGACCGGGAGCCCATCGCGATCGTGGCCATGAGCTGCCGCTACCCCGGCGGCGTCGGCTCGCCCGAGGACCTGTGGCAGCTGGTCGAATCCGGCACCGACGCGATCGGCGGCTTCCCGGCCGACCGCGGCTGGCCGGCCGGTTCGTTCCAGGGTGGATTCCTTTACGGCGCCGCCGAATTCGACGCCGGGTTCTTCGGCATCTCGCCCCGCGAGGCCCTCGCCATGGACCCCCAGCAGCGGCTTTTGCTGGAGACGTCGTGGGAGCTGTTGGAACGGGCCGGGATCGCGCCGAAGTCGTTGAAGCGCAGCAGTACCGGGGTATTCGTCGGCGGGGCCGCGTCCGGCTACGGCGGTGACGCGGGCGGCGACGAGGAGGTCGCGGGCTACCTGCTCACCGGAACCGCGGGCAGCGTTCTGTCCGGCCGGCTGTCCTACCACCTCGGGTTGGAAGGCCCGTCGGTCACGATCGACTCGGCGTGCTCGTCGTCGCTGGTCGCCCTCCACCTCGCCGCACAGGCGTTGCGGCGCGGGGAATGCACGCTGGCGATCGCCGGTGGTGTCACGGTGATGGCCACCCCGGGCACGTTCGCCGAGTTCGACCGGCAGGGCGGTCTCGCGGCCGACGGGCGCTGCAAGGCGTTCTCCGACGCGGCCGACGGCACCGGCTGGGCCGAGGGCGTCGGCATGCTGCTGGTCGAGCGCCTGTCGGACGCGCGGCGCCTCGGCCACCCGGTCCTGGCGGTCTTGCGCGGCTCGGCAGTGAACTCCGACGGTGCGTCGAACGGCCTCACCGCCCCCAACGGCCCCTCCCAGCGCCGGGTGATCACCGCCGCCCTTGCGGCGGCGCGGCTGTCCACATCGGACGTCGACGTCGTCGAAGCCCACGGCACGGGCACCTCGCTCGGGGATCCGATCGAAGCGCAGGCGCTGCTCGAAACCTACGGCCAGGAGCGGGAAACGCCGCTCTGGCTGGGTTCGGTGAAGTCGAACATCGGGCACACGCAGTCGGCGTCCGGTGTCGCGGGCGTGATCAAGATGGTGATGGCGATGCGGCACGGCGTGCTGCCGCGCACGTTGCACGCCGACGAGCCGTCGTCCCAAGTGGACTGGTCTGCCGGCGCGGTACAACTGCTCACGTCGGCTCGCGAGTGGCCTTCCGATCGTCCGCGCCGGGCCGCGGTGTCGTCGTTCGGGATCTCCGGCACCAACGCCCACGTGATCCTGGAAGGAGTGGAGCCCGCCGAGCCGACCCCGACCGAGGTGACCGGCCCGGTCCCGTGGCTGGTCTCGGCCCGTGGCTCGGATGCCTTGCGTGCGCAGGCTGCGGCGTTGGTGCCTTTCGCGGACGCCGGCCTGCCGGACGTGGGGGCGGCACTGCTGACCGGCCGCACGGCTTTCGAGGACCGGGCTGTTGTGTTCGGTGCTTCGGCTGCGGAAATGCGGGCCGGACTCGAAGCCCTCGCGGCCGGTGGGAGTGCTCCGAACTCGGTGCGCGGCAGTGTCGTGCCGGGGGAGCTGGCGGTGTTGTTCACCGGCCAGGGCGCGCAGCGGGTCGGTATGGGTCAGGAACTCTACGAGCGCTTCCCGACCTACGCCGCGGCTTTCGACGAGATCCTCACCCACTTCGACCCGAAGCTCCGGGAGGCCTTCACCGACCCCGAGCTGCTGGACCGGACCGAGTACACCCAGCCCGCGCTGTTCGCGGTCGAGGTAGCGCTCTTCCGTCTGGTCGAGTCGTTCGGCATCCGCCCGGCTTTCGTGGCCGGGCACTCGATCGGTGAAATCTCCGCCGCCCACGTAGCCGGAGTCCTGTCCCTCGAAGACGCTTGCCGCCTGGTCTCCGCGCGAGCCTCCCTGATGCAGGCTCTTCCGTCCGGCGGCGCGATGGTGTCCATCGCCGCCCCGGAGTCGGCCATCACCCTGACCGAGGGCGTCTCTGTCGCCGCGGTGAACGGCCCGGAGTCGGTGGTCATCTCCGGCGAGGAGGCCGCGGTCCTGGCCGTCGCAGCGCAGTTCCCCAAAACCAAGCGCCTCACCGTCAGCCACGCCTTCCACTCACCGCTGATGGACCCGATGCTCGAGGACTTCCGCGCCGTCGCCGAGTCCCTGGAGCACCGCTCCGCAGAGATACCGGTGATCTCGAATGTGAGCGGTGCTCTCGCGGAGCCGTTCACGGCGCACTACTGGGTGCGGCACGTCCGCGAGGCGGTCCGGTTTGCCGACGGCATCTCGACGTTGGAAGCCGCCGGTGTGGGCGTGTTCCTGGAGCTGGGGCCCGACGGCGTGCTCAGCGCGATGATCGACGGAACCGCGATCAGTGCTCTACGACGAGATCGCTCTGAAGAGAGAGCACTGCTCTCCGCGTTGGGCACTGTTCACGCCCACGGGGTCGACGTCGACTGGACCTCGTTCCTGCCCGCCGAAGCGCGCGCCGAGCTGCCGACCTACGCCTTCCAGCGTCAGCACTACTGGCTCACCGGTGCGGCCGACGTGTCCACTGAGGACAAAGCGTTCTGGGCGGCGGTCGAGAGTGCGGATACGGGCGACCTCGCCGTCGCGCTCGGCCTCGAGCAGGACCTCGCGGAGGCCGTCCGACCGGCGCTGTCCGCCTGGCGGCACCGCAGCCGCCGAGACCGCGTGATCGCGAACTGGCGGTACCGCGCTGAGTGGACCCCGATCACCCCCGGCCCCGGAACGCCGGGGCGGTGGCTGCTGGTCGCCCCGGCGGGCGACGAAACCGCCGCCCGGCTGGGCGTCCTGCTCACCGGCGTCGTGCCACTGACCACCGCGGGGGAGTCCCGCGCCGCGCTGGCCGAACAGCTGCGCGAGGCCGGTGGGGACTGGACCGGCGTGCTGTCCGTCGGCGGCGACGTCGCCACGACCACGGCCCTCCTCCAAGCCCTCGGCGACGCCGGAATCCCCGCACCGCTGTGGTGCCTGACCACCGCGACACCGGACCAAGCCGGGATCTGGGGGCTCGGCCGCAGCGCTGCACTGGAGGTGCCCGAGCGCTGGGGCGGCCTCGTCGAACTCCCCGCCGAACTGGACGAACGCGCCGCCGAACGGCTCATCGCCGTGCTTGGTGGCGACGAAGACCAGGTGTCCATCCGCGCGTCCGGCGTCTTCGGGCGGCGGCTCGTGCCCGCCCCGGCCGGAGGCGCGCCGAACTGGCGGTGGCGTGGCACGGTCCTCGTCACCGGCGGTACCGGCGCGCTCGGCGCCCGCGTCGCCCGGTGGGCGGCGGCGAACGGCGCCGAGCGGCTCGTCCTGACCTCCCGCCGCGGCCCCGACGCCCCGGGCGCGGCCGAACTGGCCGCCGAGCTGACCGCGGCCGGCACCGCGACGACCGTCGAAGCCTGCGACGTCGCCGATCGGGACGCCGTGGCCGCGCTCCTCGCGCGGATCCCCGATCTCCGCGCGGTGGTGCACACCGCGGGCGTGCTCGACGACGGCGTCCTCGACACGCTGACCCCGGAGCGCCTCGCGCGGGTCGAGGCGGCCAAGGTCGACGGCGCGCGCCACCTCGACGAACTGACCCACGACCTCGACGCCTTCGTGCTGTTCTCCGGGCTCGCCGGCACCCTCGGCGCGGCCGGGCAGGCCGGGTACGCCGCGGCCAACGCCCGGCTCGACGCGCTGGCCGAGACGCGCCGCGCCGCGGGGCGGCCCGCACTGGCCGTGGCCTGGGGACCGTGGGCGGGCGGCGGGATGGCGGACGACGGCGTCACCGCCCGCCTCGGCGCGGCGGGCCTCCGCCCGCTCGACCCGGACCTCGCGCTCACCGCGCTCGGCGGCGCACTGGCCGCCGGCGACACGGCGGTGGCGATCGCCGACGTCGACTGGCCGGTGTTCGGCGCGGCGTTCACCGCGGCCCGGCCGAGCCCGCTGCTCGCCGAGCTGGCGCCGCCCGCCGAGGCCCCCGTCGTCCTCGAATTCACCGCCGTCGGCGTGCTGAACCTCGTCCGCGAGCACGTCGCCGCGGTGTTGGGCCACGCTTCGGCTGCGGCGATCGACCGCGACCGCGCGTTCAGCGACCTCGGCTTCACGTCGTTGTCGGCGGTCGAACTCCGCAACCGGCTGCGCGCCGCCACCGGGCTCGACCTGCCCGCCACCCTGACCTACGACCACCCGGACCCGGCGACGCTCGCCAGGCACCTGCACGGCCTGCTCGCCGGTTCGGCTCCCGAACTGAGCACTTCGACCGCTGGCGCCGCGGGCGACGACGAGCCGATCGCGATCGTGGCGATGGCGTGCCGGTTCCCGGGCGAAGTCCGGTCGCCGGAAGACCTCTGGGACCTCGTCGCGCGCGGTGCCGACGCGCTGTCCGCGCCGCCTGCCGACCGCGGGTGGCCGAGTGGTCTCGCCGCCGTCCGGCCGGGCGGATTCCTCGACGGGGCCGCGGACTTCGACGCCGAACTCTTCGGCATCTCGCCCCGCGAGGCCCTCGCCATGGACCCGCAGCAGCGGCTGCTGCTGGAAACGTCGTGGGAGCTGTTCGAGCGCGCCGGCCTCGACCCGCGTTCGCTGCGCGGCGAACGGATCGGCGTCTTCGCCGGCACCAACGGCCAGGACTACCCGGCCCTGCTCACCGACGCGGGCGACGAGGTCGCCGGCTACGTCGGCACGGGCAACGCGGCAGCGGTCGTCTCCGGCCGGATCGCGTATTCGTTCGGACTGGAGGGCCCGGCGGTCACCGTGGACACGGCGTGCTCGTCGTCGCTGGTGGCGGTGCACTGGGCGCGGCAGGCGCTGCGGGCGGGCGAATGCTCGATGGCCATCGCGGGCGGCGTCACGGTGATGTCGACCCCGGGCGCCTTCGTGGAGTTCGACCGGCAGGGCGGCTTGGCCCCGGACGGCCGCATCAAGGCGTTCGCCGACGGCGCTGACGGCACCGGCTGGGGTGAGGGCGTCGGCCTGTTGCTGGTGGAGCGGTTGTCGGACGCACGGCGCAACGGGCACGAGATCTTGGCCGTGGTGCGGGGTTCGGCGGTCAATTCGGATGGTGCGTCGAACGGCTTGACGGCGCCGAACGGCCCGTCGCAGCAACGAGTGATCCGGGCTGCGCTAGCGGATGCCGGACTGGCCGCGTCCGAAGTGGACGCTGTCGAAGCGCACGGCACCGGCACGAAACTGGGCGACCCGATCGAAGCACAGGCGTTGTTGGCGACTTACGGCGTCGAGCGCGACGAGCCCCTGTGGTTGGGATCGGTGAAGTCCAATCTTGGGCACACGCAGGCCGCCGCGGGTGTCGCCGGGATCATCAAGATGGTCATGGCGATGCGCCACGGTGTGCTGCCGCAGACGTTGCACGTCGACGTGCCTTCGTCCCATGTGGACTGGACGGCCGGCGCGGTGGAACTGCTGACCGAGTCGCGGAAGTGGCCGTCGGACCGGCCGCGGCGGGCGGGTGTTTCGTCGTTCGGGATCTCGGGGACGAACGCGCACACGATCCTCGAGCAGGCGCCCGAGGAGGCGGTCGTCCACGACACCGCGCCGGTCGGGGTGCTGCCGGTGGTGGTTTCGGCGCGGACCGAGGCGGGCGTGCGTGCCCAGGCTCGCCGGTTGCTCGCCGCCGAACGCGGCGCACTGCCGGATCTGGCCTTTTCCTTGGCGACCGGCCGTGCGGCCTTGCCGCGGCGGGCGGCCGTGCTCGCCGCCGACGACGCTGAGCTGGTCCGCGGGCTGACCGCGTTGGCGGACGGTGTGTCGGATCCTTCCGTCGTACGCGGGGACGCTGCGCCGGGCCCGTTCGCTGTGTTGTTCACCGGTCAGGGCGCGCAGCGGGTCGGGATGGGCCGCGGTCTCTACGAACGCTTCCCCGTCTACGCCGAAGCGTTCGACGCTGTCCTCGCCCACTTCGGCCCCGAGCTGCGCGATGCCCTCGCCGATCCTGATCTGCTCGACCGCACGGAGTTCACCCAGCCCGCGTTGTTCGCGGTCGAGGTGGCTCTGTTCCGATTGGTCGAGTCCTTCGGTATCAGCCCGGACTTCGTGGCGGGGCACTCGATCGGCGAAATCTCGGCCGCCCACGTCGCCGGCGTGCTGTCCCTTGTGGACGCTTGTCGACTGGTGAGCGCCCGTGCGTCGTTGATGCAGGCTCTTCCCGCAGGCGGCGCAATGGTCTCCATCGCCGCCCCTGAGTCCGAGATCGTCCTGACCGAGGGTGTCTCGATCGCGGCGGTCAACGGCCCGGAGTCGGTGGTCATCTCCGGCGAGGAAGCCGCGGTCCTAGCCATCGCGGCGCAGTTCCCGAAGACCAAGCGCCTGACGGTGAGCCACGCGTTCCACTCGCCGTTGATGGACCCGATGCTGGACGAGTTTCGTGCGGTCGCCGAGTCCCTGGAGCACCGCGCTGCGACGATACCGGTGATCTCGAATGTGAGCGGTGCTCTTGCTGAGTCGTTCACTGCGGACTACTGGGTGCGGCACGTGCGGGAGGCGGTCCGGTTCGCCGACGGCATCTCGACGTTGGAAGCCGCCGGTGTGGGCGTGTTCCTGGAGCTGGGACCCGACGGCGTGCTCAGCGCGATGGTTCCGGGCACGGCCGTGGCGGCGCTGCGGCGGGACCGCGAGGAAACGCGGACGTTCTTCACCGCGCTGGCCGGGCTGCACACCGCCGGCGTGCCGGTGGACTGGACCGCGCTACCCGGGCACCGGATTCCCTTGCCCACGTACGCTTTCCAGCGCGAACGGTTCTGGCCCGCCCCGGCCCCGCGTCCCGTCGGCGGCGAGGTCGACGCCCGGTTCTGGGCGGCGGTCGACCGCGCGGACGCGGCCGTTCTGTCGGCCGAGACCGGGGTGCCGGAATCGGACGTCGCGAAGGTGCTGCCGGCACTGGCGTCGTGGCGCCGGGAGCGGACCGAGACCGCGGAGACGGACTCCTGGCGCTACCGCGTGACGTGGGTCCCGGCCGCGGACCCGGCCCCGGCGACGCCGGGAAATCACGTGGCCGTGGCCGCTCCCGGCGCGGCCCGCCGCTGGGCGGACGCGCTGGGCGTCCCGGTCGTCGAGCCGGAGGAGATCGGCGGGGCCGACGGGGTGATCCTGATCGCGGCCCCGGGTGACGACGCCCTCGGCACCGCCACGACACTGGCCAGGTCCGACGTCGCAACGCCGTTGTGGTGCGTGACCCTCGGCGCGGTCGAGGCCACCGGCGACGACGTCCCCGGCGACCCCGCCCTGGCCGCACTCTGGGGCTTCGGGCGAGCGCTGGCCTTGGAGACCCCGGACCGCTGGGGTGGCCTGGTCGACGTGCCGCCGGTTCCCGACGAGCAGCAGGTCGCCCGTCTGTGGGGAATCATCACCGGCTCGACCGGCGAGGACCAGCTCGCACTCCGCCCCACCGGTGTCTTCGCCCGTCGCCTGGTCCGCGCCCCGCTGCCCACCCCGGCGCCGTCGTGGACACCTCGCGGGACCGTCCTCATCACAGGCGGCACCGGCGCACTGGGAACGGCCGTGGCCCGCTGGGCCGCCCGAGCCGGGGCCGAACACCTGGTCCTCTTGAGCCGGAGCGGCCTCGCCGCACCCGGTGCCGAAGCGCTCGCCGACGAACTGAGCGCGACCATCCTCGCCTGCGACGTCGGCAACCGGGCCGACCTGGCCAGGACCCTCGAGCAGCTGCCGAAGATCACCGCCGTCGTGCACGCGGCCGGTGCCGGGCAAGCCACCGCCTTCGCCGACCTCGCCGACGCCGACTTCCACCGGATCCGGGAAGCCAAGGTCGCCGGCGCCCGGCACCTCGACGAACTCCTCGGCGACGACCTCGAAGCGTTCGTGCTCTTCTCGTCCATCGCCGGGGTCTGGGGCAGCGGCGGCCAAACCGCCTACGCCGCCGCGAACGCCGAACTCGACGCTCTCGCCAACCAGCGCCGGGCGCGGAACCGGGTGGCCACCTCCGTCGCCTGGGGCCCCTGGGCCGAGGGCGGGATGGCCGCCGACCCCGCCGCGCAAGAGCACTTGCGGCGACGCGGCCTGGCGACCCTCGCGCCGGAGAAAGCGATCGCCGCGCTGCGGCGGGCCGGGAACGAGAACGTCGTCGTCGCGGACGTCGACTGGGCGAAGTTCGTCCCGGCCTTCACCGCCACACGCTCGAGCCGCCTGCTCGCCGACCTGCCCGAGGCGCGGGTCGACGAGCCGCCGTCGACCGTCGACCAGGGGGAGGGCTTCCGGGCGAAGCTCGCCGGGCTCGCGCCGGCCGATCAGCTCGCCGAACTGGTCGGCCTGATCCGGACCGAGGCCGCGCACGTTCTCGGCCACGCCACGACCGCCGCCGTCGACCCCAAGCGGGCCTTCATCGAACTCGGGTTCGACTCGCTCACCGCTGTCGAACTGCGGGGCAGGCTCGCCGCGGAGACCGGCCTCGAACTGCCCGCCACGCTGGTGTTCAACCACCCCAACGCGACCGCGCTCGCCGAGCACCTGCGGGCGGAGCTGGGCGACGGCACCCCGAGCGTGCTGGCCGAGCTCGAGCGGCTGGAGACGGCGCTGGCCGGCGGCGAACCCGACCGGCTGACGCGCGGCGAGCTGACCGTGCGGCTGCAGGCCCTGCTGAGCCGGTACGCCGAACCGGCGGCCGTCCCGGCACCGGCGAACGGTCTCGAATTCGCCGACGACGACGCGCTTCTCGAATTCATCAACAATGACCTCGGGAAATTGTAG